AATTCACATCAACTTTATCATCTTCACCTGGTAAACGAACAGTTTCAAAGTCTACTTTTTCCATATAAGTCAAACGAGACAAACTATTTTTAGACACTTCTAAGGTATCATTTGATAACCAAGTTCCTTCCATTTGGTTGACTGATTGTCTTAATACTTCATCAGAGGTACTGACATTTCCTTCAAAATTAATACGACGCACATATATACGTTTACCTGGATCGACAGATAAAACTAACTTCACCGTTTTATCTTCATCGTTGATATCTGGAATAGTTGTCACGGTTGGATAAGCATAACCAAAACGACCAAGATACTTACTGATATATTCTTCGGTGTAAGTCACTTGAGCTTGGTTGTAAAGTTGCCCTTTTCTGATAGGTAAAACTAATTTTAAATATTCTTCAAAACCTAATAAATCACCAATTAATTCAACATCAGATATTTCATATTTTTCACCCTCTTGTACATTAAGAGTAATATAAATACCTTCTTTATCTGGAGTCATTGATACTTGAGTTGAATCAATATTAAAACGTAAATAACCCGAATCTTTGTAATAACTAGTAATAGTTTCCATATCGCCAGTTAAGGTTTGTTTTTGATACCTGGTTTGAGATAGAAAATCCCACCAAGGTGTATCAAATTGTAATTCTACTTGTTGCAATAACTCTTCATCTGAATAGATGGAGTTACCCACAATATTAATTTGTTCAATATTAGCTGCGTCACCTTCTTCAAACAACAACTTTAAATCCACTCGATTTCTAGGTAAAGGAGTGACGATTGCAGTGACATCTGCATTATATTTACCAATACTGTAAAAGAAGTCTTTTAGGCCGTTTTCGACTTGAGTCAACATTGTTTTATCTAAGGGCTCACCCACAACAATATTATTGCCGTCTAAACTTTCTTGTAATTGTTCATCCTTAATATCATCGTTATCTTCAAATTCGATACTACTGATAGTAGGACGTTCTTGAACACGCACAACTAGGGTATTACCATCACGTAATACTTGGATGCTTTCGAAGTGAGTAGAAGAATACATAGTGCGGATCAGTTGAGCGATCCTGAAACTATTCATTTCATCACCTACCGTCACCGGTAAGTATGTTAAAGCGGCCCCTAAGGCTACTCTTTGTAGACCTTCAACCTTAATGTCTTTTACAACAAACTCACTATTTGGCGCCGCTTTTGCGAAGCTAGCAATGGATAACAATAATCCGGCAACAACTAACTGTTTAAACTTCATTGATTAGTATTCTTCCTAAACGCATTTCTACATGCGTACATGGCCAAATCGACCGATAAAAACTATAAACGTGCAATATCATTTACTATTGCAATGCTCATTAACAGGAGTAGCAAAAAGCCACCAATTTTAAAACCTACTTCTTGTACTGAATCTGGAACAGGTCGGCCACTTAAAAATTCTATAACGTAATAGAGTAAGTGCCCACCATCAAGTACCGGCAAAGGTAAAAGGTTAATTATGCCTAAATTAACACTAATTAGCGCTAAAAAGCTTAAAAAGTACACCAAACCAGAACTAGCACTCATGCCCGCACCTTGGGCAATCGCTATGGGACCACTTAGGTTCTTCACTGAAACATCACCAGTAAACAACTTTCCAAGCATTTCGACACTTAATGTCATCAGTCGCCAAGTTTTATCTACAGCCTTACTAAACGCTTTTGCTATACCGTATTGATGAATAAACACCATTCCTTCAGGCCAAGCTTCAAATTTAGGCGTAAACCCCATATAACCTATGGTTTTATTATCACGTTCAGTACTACCCACTACTCCATTCAAACGAACTATTTGACCATTTCTTAACACGTCAATTTGAATAGCTTGTTCTGGTTTTGCCACAACATGACTGACTATTTGTTCCCAATTTTCCATACTAGTTCCATCTAGACGTAAAATTTTATCATCTACCAATAAGCCAATACTCTGTGCAGCCGATGCTGGCATGACATGTCCCAAGGTATTTGACACATTAGGTCTAAAAGGAGAAATCCCAAGACTACCAAGGGCTGAATCGACATCAGGATCAAAATTCCAAGCACTAATATCTATATTGGCAACATGTTCAACGGGATGATTATTAGCCGCCCATTTAACTGATAATTTTTCTTTGCCTATATGTGACATCAACTCTAAATTGACATCTTCCCAATCTGACACTTTGCGTCCACCGACTTCAGTCAATGTTGCATTTGCAGGGATTGCACTGGTACTAAATATACTCGCTTCTTCAACTTTACCGATAACAGGTTTAATGGTTTGTAAGCCAATTAAGTACATCAAAAACAGAGCAAAAATAGCGAATATAAAGTTCACTAATGGGCCTGCGGCAATGATTGCAATACGTTTTAATACATGTTGACGATTAAAGGCAAAAGGCAAATCAGCGTCAGATACTTCATCGACCCGTTCGTCTAACATTTTTACATAGCCGCCCAACGGAATAGCGGCTAATACAAATTCAGTTCCATGTTTGTCTGTTCTACTCCAAAAGGCTTTACCAAATCCAATCGAAAACTTTTCAACTTTTACTCCACATCTGCGGGCAACCCAAAAGTGTCCCCACTCATGCACAGCCACTAAAATGCTTAAAGCAACAATAAATGACAATACACTCCAAATCACTTCAAACATCTAGCTAACCCCGTGTACTTTGGATGACATTAAGTTTTCGATAATATTAAGAGTCACCCTACGGGCAGCTTGATCACTATCAATAACAGCTTCAATGGTATCAAGTCTGTGGGATTGACTTTGTTGTAAACATTCATTGTTTACCTGAGCTATCTGATTAAAACCAATTTTTCCTTGCAAAAAAGCTTCTACAGATACTTCATTTGATGCATTTAACACTGTAGTCGCATACTGCCCCTCTTTGCTGGCTTCAATGGCTAAATGTAAATTCGGATAGCGCAACGGATCTGGTTCAGTAAAACTAAAGTTAGCCACTTGATTAAAATCTAACGGAGCCACACCTGACTCAATCCGCTGAGGGTAAGCCAATGCATGAGCAATGGGTGTACGCATGTCAGGATTGCCCATTTGCGCAATTACCGAACCGTCCACATATTGCACCATAGAATGGATAATACTTTGCGGGTGTAATACTACTTGAATATCATCAGCATCTAAACCAAATAGCCATCTTGCTTCAATAAATTCTAGGCCTTTATTCATCATAGTGGCCGAATCAACAGAAATCTTGCGACCCATATCCCAATTAGGGTGAGCACAAGCTTGGTCTGGTGTGACTTTTTCGAAATCAGCTAAATTTGTATTTAAAAAAGGGCCGCCAGAGCCAGTTAATAACACTTTACTGATCCCAGATGCTGCTAAGTCACCATAACAAAAATTTTCTGGTAGACATTGGAAAATAGCATTATGTTCGCTATCTATAGGCAATAATATAGCTTTATGCTGATTGGCAGCTTGTACAAATAAATCCCCGGACATAACCAAAGACTCTTTGTTAGCTAACAGCACTTTTTTACCTGAATTCACCGCAGCTAAAGTAGGTAATAACCCAGCAGCGCCTACAATCGCCGCCATAACCACGTCAACTTCATTGGCACTGGCAACGTGTTGTAAACCTTCGGCACCGCATAAAACTTCACATAGTAAATTAGCAGCATTGAACATCTGTTTGGCTTGCAAATAACTATTTTCATCTGCAACCACCACATATTTAGGTTGGCAAATTTTAGCTTGAGACACTAGCAATTCGATATTTCGGTTTGCTGTAAGTGCGAATACACTGAATAACTCCGGATGTCGTAATACAACATCAATTGTACTTTGGCCAATTGAGCCAGTCGCCCCCAAAATACTAATTGTTTGTGATTTATGCTGCATTAAGCCATCCAAGTAACATAACAAAATGCAAAAACAGGAAAGGCAGCCGTTAAACTGTCTATACGATCCATAATACCACCATGGCCTGGTAACAAAGTGCCACTATCTTTAATCCCGGCACATCGTTTAAACATGCTTTCATTTAAGTCACCCAGTGCGGATACACCTACGGTAAGGGCTCCTATCACCACATGTAGCCAAATACGAGAAGGATCAACATGATAATGCAGAGCCGCAAAAGCGATAATAGCGGAAGACGCAAAAATTCCGCCCATTAACCCTTCCAGAGTTTTACCAGGCGAGACTCTAGGTCTGAGCTTATGCTTGCCAAACTTAACACCAACAAAAAAGGCACCAATGTCAGCCGCCCATACTATGCCTAGCACATAGAAAATGAGTGATGCACCATAGAAAGGATCAACATCATATAAACTTGTCCGTAATGAAACTACCGCTACCCAAGTAGGAATAAGCGTGAGTAAGCCAAATATGCCGCGCAAAGATTTACTCTCAAACCAAGTAGAACTGTAATTGGGATAAGCGATAATCATAGCTAAGGAAATCATCCACCAAATGGAGGCGATTGAGAGCGTATAAGTGTATAAACTATTTAATTGACCTTGGTACCAAATCATATCGACAGGTAACAAAAATGAAAATGCTAGACATATTGAAGTAACTAGGGCTGCATATGACACTTTAGTAAAAGTCCGAGTGATACCGGACATACTAGACCACTCCCATGCACCTAAACCAATCACAAAAGCGATTAATATCTCAAAACTCCAAAGCGGCAAAAATAAAATAGCACAAAGGGCTAGAGGGGCCAGGATAAGGGCGGTTATTATACGTTGTTTTAACAAAAGCTCGTCCTTTTAAAATGAATGGTAAGATAGATGAATATCAACTTACCTGCTCACCTGTTTTACCAAATCTTCGTTGACGGTGATTAAAATCATTCACAGCATCTTGGAATGTTTGTTCATTAAAATCAGGCCAATAAATATCAGAAAAATACAACTCTGCATACGCAAGCTGCCACAACAAAAAATTACTGATACGTTGCTCACCACCGGTTCTTATTAACAAATCAACAACAGGTAGATCAGCGGCACAAGTTTGCTCAGTAAACAGTTCTTCAGTTATTTCGGCTGTTGTTAATTCACCAGACTTGACTTTATCTGCAAGTGTTTTCGCCGCATTTACTATGTCCCAGCGACCACCATAATTAGCGGCTATGTTTAAAGTTAAACCCGTATTATTTTTTGTTAATTCTTCAGCATCATGTACTTTTTTTATTAATTTGCTATCGAACCGACTGGTATCGCCAATCACCCGTAACTTGACATTATTTTTATGTAGTTTCTTAACTTCGCTGCCTAAAACCAATTTAAACAGCTCCATTAATACACCGACTTCATCCACAGGACGATTCCAGTTTTCGCTACTAAAAGCAAATAAAGTTAAGGCTTTAACCTTACTTTTTAAGGCATAAGACACAGCCGCACGAACCGCTTTAACACCAGCTTTATGGCCAAATGTACGGATTTTGCCTTTTTCCTTTGCCCATCTGCCATTGCCGTCCATAATAATAGCGACATGTTCAGGCACTTGACTGTGTATATTATTCAGTGACTTCATTCTTGTCGGTAGACCTAGTTAAACTTCCATTAAATCTTTTTCTTTGATAACAAGTATATCGTCTACTTGCTTAACAAATGTATCGGT
The sequence above is a segment of the Paraglaciecola sp. L3A3 genome. Coding sequences within it:
- the bamA gene encoding outer membrane protein assembly factor BamA, producing the protein MKFKQLVVAGLLLSIASFAKAAPNSEFVVKDIKVEGLQRVALGAALTYLPVTVGDEMNSFRIAQLIRTMYSSTHFESIQVLRDGNTLVVRVQERPTISSIEFEDNDDIKDEQLQESLDGNNIVVGEPLDKTMLTQVENGLKDFFYSIGKYNADVTAIVTPLPRNRVDLKLLFEEGDAANIEQINIVGNSIYSDEELLQQVELQFDTPWWDFLSQTRYQKQTLTGDMETITSYYKDSGYLRFNIDSTQVSMTPDKEGIYITLNVQEGEKYEISDVELIGDLLGFEEYLKLVLPIRKGQLYNQAQVTYTEEYISKYLGRFGYAYPTVTTIPDINDEDKTVKLVLSVDPGKRIYVRRINFEGNVSTSDEVLRQSVNQMEGTWLSNDTLEVSKNSLSRLTYMEKVDFETVRLPGEDDKVDVNFTVKEQPSGSFNAGIGYGDRTKLSLQAGIQQDNFLGTGKRVAFNVSTVSYQKSVQLSYTDPYFTIDGISLGGSVSYSEFDGSSANLIQYNSKQFSVGSNIGYPIDQYNRINFGLTYSNVELFQNQPYVQTIRFNEQFVDPNDPDAAINYSSFLASVAWSRSTLNRGVFPTAGSSQRASFGITTPNSDVNYFKTELDGKWYFPLSRNQRWSFLARLKMGYGNGYGDVNGVDQILPFTQHFTAGGADTLRGFENNTVGPRGLLLSPNSVAVDPSGRPILGDPTTDSISLSSRSLGGNAMILGGIELIVPTPFVEVDFDNSVRTSMFIDVGNVWDTEFDYNLYKDLNVIQQYSDDNLIDYSDPSLYRASGGISVQWLSPMGPMVFSFSKVIQEREGDDTKFFTFNIGQTF
- the rseP gene encoding sigma E protease regulator RseP, with product MFEVIWSVLSFIVALSILVAVHEWGHFWVARRCGVKVEKFSIGFGKAFWSRTDKHGTEFVLAAIPLGGYVKMLDERVDEVSDADLPFAFNRQHVLKRIAIIAAGPLVNFIFAIFALFLMYLIGLQTIKPVIGKVEEASIFSTSAIPANATLTEVGGRKVSDWEDVNLELMSHIGKEKLSVKWAANNHPVEHVANIDISAWNFDPDVDSALGSLGISPFRPNVSNTLGHVMPASAAQSIGLLVDDKILRLDGTSMENWEQIVSHVVAKPEQAIQIDVLRNGQIVRLNGVVGSTERDNKTIGYMGFTPKFEAWPEGMVFIHQYGIAKAFSKAVDKTWRLMTLSVEMLGKLFTGDVSVKNLSGPIAIAQGAGMSASSGLVYFLSFLALISVNLGIINLLPLPVLDGGHLLYYVIEFLSGRPVPDSVQEVGFKIGGFLLLLLMSIAIVNDIARL
- the ispC gene encoding 1-deoxy-D-xylulose-5-phosphate reductoisomerase gives rise to the protein MQHKSQTISILGATGSIGQSTIDVVLRHPELFSVFALTANRNIELLVSQAKICQPKYVVVADENSYLQAKQMFNAANLLCEVLCGAEGLQHVASANEVDVVMAAIVGAAGLLPTLAAVNSGKKVLLANKESLVMSGDLFVQAANQHKAILLPIDSEHNAIFQCLPENFCYGDLAASGISKVLLTGSGGPFLNTNLADFEKVTPDQACAHPNWDMGRKISVDSATMMNKGLEFIEARWLFGLDADDIQVVLHPQSIIHSMVQYVDGSVIAQMGNPDMRTPIAHALAYPQRIESGVAPLDFNQVANFSFTEPDPLRYPNLHLAIEASKEGQYATTVLNASNEVSVEAFLQGKIGFNQIAQVNNECLQQSQSHRLDTIEAVIDSDQAARRVTLNIIENLMSSKVHGVS
- a CDS encoding phosphatidate cytidylyltransferase, yielding MLKQRIITALILAPLALCAILFLPLWSFEILIAFVIGLGAWEWSSMSGITRTFTKVSYAALVTSICLAFSFLLPVDMIWYQGQLNSLYTYTLSIASIWWMISLAMIIAYPNYSSTWFESKSLRGIFGLLTLIPTWVAVVSLRTSLYDVDPFYGASLIFYVLGIVWAADIGAFFVGVKFGKHKLRPRVSPGKTLEGLMGGIFASSAIIAFAALHYHVDPSRIWLHVVIGALTVGVSALGDLNESMFKRCAGIKDSGTLLPGHGGIMDRIDSLTAAFPVFAFCYVTWMA
- the uppS gene encoding polyprenyl diphosphate synthase; this encodes MKSLNNIHSQVPEHVAIIMDGNGRWAKEKGKIRTFGHKAGVKAVRAAVSYALKSKVKALTLFAFSSENWNRPVDEVGVLMELFKLVLGSEVKKLHKNNVKLRVIGDTSRFDSKLIKKVHDAEELTKNNTGLTLNIAANYGGRWDIVNAAKTLADKVKSGELTTAEITEELFTEQTCAADLPVVDLLIRTGGEQRISNFLLWQLAYAELYFSDIYWPDFNEQTFQDAVNDFNHRQRRFGKTGEQVS